One window of the Takifugu rubripes chromosome 13, fTakRub1.2, whole genome shotgun sequence genome contains the following:
- the mical2a gene encoding F-actin-monooxygenase MICAL2 isoform X5 has product MGEMEEERDNVGKLFENFFQASTCKGTLQAFSLLCGQLDLDPADSSTFYSSLKAKVTTWKAKALWSKLDKRMSHKEYKKGQACVGTKCLIIGGGPCGLRTAIEMALMGAKVVVIEKRDSFSRNNVLHLWPFTIHDLRGLGAKKFYGKFCAGAIDHISIQQLQLILLKVALIVAVEFHISVEFVKLLEPPEDQDNEGIGWRAAVQPADHPVANFEFDVVVGADGRRNTLEGFKRKEFRGKLAIAITANFINRNTTAEAKVEEISGVAFIFNQKFFLDLKEETGIDLENIVYYRDNTHYFVMTAKKQSLLDKGVIINDYTETQMLLSNENVDQEALQCYAREAADFGTNYQLPTLDYAMNHCGQPDVAMFDFTSMHASENAALVRERFGHQLLVALVGDSLLEPFWPMGTGCARGFLAAFDTAWMVNSWAQGHTVLDVLAERESIYRLLPQTTAENIAKNFEQYTIDPGTRYPNLNCCNVRPHQVRHLYIRGELSACSLERAATIRRPVNLSRRESDVRPSRLLTWCQKQTEGYRNVSITDLTSSWISGLALCALIHRFKPQLIDFDSLHGEDHAANLQLAFDVSEREFGFRPFTSVEELHCGQELDKTKMITYLSKFYELFRGTPLPASAGSRGADENNEDYPSKQVRSNNFLNLASTRKRVPKDEKKSEGLDPLYKRKRKFYLEEATNLSSNGSLTREPRENKVRSMATQLLAKFESTPRYTVRNSQHLVFQPFLSPSFLINRLPKLSAKRSSSPTLDATENVHAKVRPPVQPKPPPEIQFKMSLSEAAGNLVHLPPQCLRKPKSQPQPQFPVVRLRHVEGARRQAAPDPPPESDGASAAAPSRRSAVEFMSRVLQRLREVDEHVSEKKAQAQQAREFHKKSIKEKAVHLSGLFTGGGSAQPKGDSVRRAFPPSGDKCHSCGRRVYMVERLRAEGLYFHRECFRCSTCGCTLRQGAHAFDSEHGQLYCQLHFDRLRNGPNLHRNLSLRSSRRGPATQEPIAGEGQSSAGSSSDERQSQSSADDDFYEESHPAGSLGEMTF; this is encoded by the exons TGCCTGATCATCGGGGGAGGCCCCTGCGGCCTGCGGACAGCCATCGAGATGGCTCTCATGGGAGCCAAAGTGGTGGTTATTGAGAAGAGAGACTCCTTCTCCAGGAATAACGTCCTGCACCTTTGGCCCTTCACTATTCACGACCTACGGGGACTCGGAGCCAAGAAGTTTTATGGCAAATTCTGCGCCGGTGCTATCGACCACATCA gtattcagcagctgcagctgatcctGCTGAAGGTCGCCTTGATCGTTGCCGTGGAGTTTCACATCAGTGTTGAATTCGTCAAGCTGCTGGAACCTCCCGAAGATCAGGACAACGAAG GGATTGGGTGGAGGGCTGCAGTCCAGCCTGCAGATCACCCCGTGGCCAACTTTGAGTTTGACGTGGTGGTGGGGGCCGACGGGCGCAGGAACACTCTGGAAG GTTTCAAAAGGAAGGAGTTCAGGGGGAAGCTGGCGATCGCCATCACAGCCAACTTCATCAACAGGAACACCACAGCGGAAGCCAAAGTGGAGGAGATCAGCGGCGTGGCGTTCATCTTCAACCAGAAATTCTTCCTGGATCTTAAAGAGGAAACAG GTATTGATCTGGAGAACATTGTGTACTACAGGGACAACACTCATTACTTTGTCATGACTGCCAAGAAACAGAGCCTGCTGGATAAAGGCGTCATCATTAAT GATTACACAGAAACCCAAATGCTGCTGAGCAATGAAAACGTGGACCAGGAGGCTCTCCAGTGCTACGCCCGTGAGGCTGCCGACTTTGGCACCAACTACCAGCTCCCCACGCTGGATTATGCCATGAACCACTGCGGGCAGCCGGATGTAGCCATGTTCGACTTCACGAGCATGCACGCCTCAGAGAACGCCGCACTGGTCAGGGAGAGATTCGGACACCAGCTGCTGGTAGCGCTGGTTGGTGACAGTTTATTAGAG CCTTTCTGGCCTATGGGAACAGGCTGTGCCCGTGGTTTTTTGGCTGCCTTTGACACAGCATGGATGGTAAACAGCTGGGCTCAGGGTCATACGGTTCTGGATGTGCTGGCAGAAAG GGAGAGTATTTACAGGCTGCTTCCGCAGACAACAGCCGAAAATATTGCCAAAAACTTTGAACAGTACACCATCGACCCCGGGACTCGATACCCCAACCTCAACTGCTGCAACGTTCGGCCACACCAG GTGCGTCACTTGTACATCAGAGGAGAGCTGAGCGCCTGCTCTCTGGAGCGTGCTGCTACCATTCGCCGGCCGGTCAATCTGAGCCGACGAG AGTCAGATGTCAGACCTTCCAGGCTTCTCACCTGGTGCCAGAAACAGACGGAGGGCTACAGGAACGTGTCGATCACGGACCTGACGTCCTCCTGGATAAGTGGCCTGGCCCTCTGCGCCCTCATCCACAGATTCAAGCCACAGCTGAT agaTTTCGACTCCCTACATGGAGAAGACCACGCCGCAAACTTGCAGCTGGCTTTTGACGTTAGCGAGCGTGAGTTCGGGTTCCGCCCGTTCACctcggtggaggagctgcactgCGGCCAGGAGCTGGACAAGACCAAGATGATCACCTACCTGTCCAAGTTCTATGAGCTGTTCCGGGGGACGCCTCTACCCGCCTCAG caggatccagaggagcagatgagaaCAACGAAGATTATCCCTCAAAACAAGTCAGAAGTAATAATTTCCTCAATCTGGCTTCGACGAGGAAAAGGGTACCAAAG GATGAAAAGAAATCCGAAGGCCTGGACCCTCTTTATAAGAGAAAGCGGAAATTTTACCTGGAGGAG GCCACCAACCTGTCCAGTAACGGCTCATTGACCCGAGAACCCAGAGAGAACAAAGTGCGTTCGATGGCCACTCAGCTGCTGGCCAAGTTTGAAAGCACGCCCAGGTACACGGTCCGGAATTCACAG CATTTGgtttttcagccttttctgtctccttcctttCTTATTAACCGTCTTCCTAAACTTTCTGCTAAGAGGTCCTCCTCACCAACTCTAGACGCGACTGAGAACGTGCACGCTAAAGTCAGGCCTCCGGTCCAACCTAAACCTCCTCCTGAGATACAG TTTAAAATGAGCCTCAGCGAAGCAGCAGGAAACTTAGTCCACCTGCCTCCACAATGTCTGCGCAAACCCAAAAGCCAGCCTCAGCCCCAGTTTCCCGTAGTGAGGCTGAGACACGTTGAGGGAGCGCGCCGCCAGGCGGCTCCCGACCCTCCACCTGAGAGCGATGGGGCCTCGGCTGCTGCTCCGTCCCGCCGCTCAGCTGTTGAGTTCATGTCAAGAGTTCTGCAGCGCCTCAGGGAGGTGGACGAACACGTCTCTGAG aaAAAAGCGCAGGCTCAGCAGGCCAGAGAGTTTCACAAAAAGAGTATCAAAGAAAAAGCCGTTCACCTTAGCGGGTTATTCACAGGAGGCGGCTCTGCTCAACCCAAG GGCGACTCCGTTCGAAGGGCGTTCCCCCCGTCGGGCGACAAGTGTCACTCGTGCGGCAGGCGAGTTTACATGGTGGAAAGGCTTCGTGCAGAGGGGCTCTACTTCCACAGGGAGTGTTTCCGGTGTTCCACCTGCGGCTGCACCCTGCGGCAGGGAGCTCACGCCTTCGACTCCGAGCACG GTCAATTGTACTGTCAACTTCACTTTGACCGGCTGAGGAACGGCCCAAACCTGCACAGGAACCTTTCCCTTCGTTCT AGTCGCCGCGGACCCGCAACCCAGGAGCCGATAGCCGGCGAGGGTCAGAGTTCAGCGGGCAGCAGCTCGGATGAGCGGCAGAGCCAGTCCTCAGCAG ACGACGACTTTTATGAAGAGTCACATCCAGCTGGTTCTTTAGGAGAAATGACATTTTGA
- the mical2a gene encoding F-actin-monooxygenase MICAL2 isoform X3 — MGEMEEERDNVGKLFENFFQASTCKGTLQAFSLLCGQLDLDPADSSTFYSSLKAKVTTWKAKALWSKLDKRMSHKEYKKGQACVGTKCLIIGGGPCGLRTAIEMALMGAKVVVIEKRDSFSRNNVLHLWPFTIHDLRGLGAKKFYGKFCAGAIDHISIQQLQLILLKVALIVAVEFHISVEFVKLLEPPEDQDNEGIGWRAAVQPADHPVANFEFDVVVGADGRRNTLEGFKRKEFRGKLAIAITANFINRNTTAEAKVEEISGVAFIFNQKFFLDLKEETGIDLENIVYYRDNTHYFVMTAKKQSLLDKGVIINDYTETQMLLSNENVDQEALQCYAREAADFGTNYQLPTLDYAMNHCGQPDVAMFDFTSMHASENAALVRERFGHQLLVALVGDSLLEPFWPMGTGCARGFLAAFDTAWMVNSWAQGHTVLDVLAERESIYRLLPQTTAENIAKNFEQYTIDPGTRYPNLNCCNVRPHQVRHLYIRGELSACSLERAATIRRPVNLSRRESDVRPSRLLTWCQKQTEGYRNVSITDLTSSWISGLALCALIHRFKPQLIDFDSLHGEDHAANLQLAFDVSEREFGFRPFTSVEELHCGQELDKTKMITYLSKFYELFRGTPLPASAGSRGADENNEDYPSKQVRSNNFLNLASTRKRVPKDEKKSEGLDPLYKRKRKFYLEEATNLSSNGSLTREPRENKVRSMATQLLAKFESTPRYTVRNSQRSSSPTLDATENVHAKVRPPVQPKPPPEIQFKMSLSEAAGNLVHLPPQCLRKPKSQPQPQFPVVRLRHVEGARRQAAPDPPPESDGASAAAPSRRSAVEFMSRVLQRLREVDEHVSEKKAQAQQAREFHKKSIKEKAVHLSGLFTGGGSAQPKGDSVRRAFPPSGDKCHSCGRRVYMVERLRAEGLYFHRECFRCSTCGCTLRQGAHAFDSEHGQLYCQLHFDRLRNGPNLHRNLSLRSSRRGPATQEPIAGEGQSSAGSSSDERQSQSSAGTFSRFIKTRLSWPLNVIGAVCGAPRRLCRGMRGAAQTLADHLRNNGQDYASVFELLSMGLPLLLVLQEVLLQMHAEPRQEGAASLQPLLLWLQENVGLV, encoded by the exons TGCCTGATCATCGGGGGAGGCCCCTGCGGCCTGCGGACAGCCATCGAGATGGCTCTCATGGGAGCCAAAGTGGTGGTTATTGAGAAGAGAGACTCCTTCTCCAGGAATAACGTCCTGCACCTTTGGCCCTTCACTATTCACGACCTACGGGGACTCGGAGCCAAGAAGTTTTATGGCAAATTCTGCGCCGGTGCTATCGACCACATCA gtattcagcagctgcagctgatcctGCTGAAGGTCGCCTTGATCGTTGCCGTGGAGTTTCACATCAGTGTTGAATTCGTCAAGCTGCTGGAACCTCCCGAAGATCAGGACAACGAAG GGATTGGGTGGAGGGCTGCAGTCCAGCCTGCAGATCACCCCGTGGCCAACTTTGAGTTTGACGTGGTGGTGGGGGCCGACGGGCGCAGGAACACTCTGGAAG GTTTCAAAAGGAAGGAGTTCAGGGGGAAGCTGGCGATCGCCATCACAGCCAACTTCATCAACAGGAACACCACAGCGGAAGCCAAAGTGGAGGAGATCAGCGGCGTGGCGTTCATCTTCAACCAGAAATTCTTCCTGGATCTTAAAGAGGAAACAG GTATTGATCTGGAGAACATTGTGTACTACAGGGACAACACTCATTACTTTGTCATGACTGCCAAGAAACAGAGCCTGCTGGATAAAGGCGTCATCATTAAT GATTACACAGAAACCCAAATGCTGCTGAGCAATGAAAACGTGGACCAGGAGGCTCTCCAGTGCTACGCCCGTGAGGCTGCCGACTTTGGCACCAACTACCAGCTCCCCACGCTGGATTATGCCATGAACCACTGCGGGCAGCCGGATGTAGCCATGTTCGACTTCACGAGCATGCACGCCTCAGAGAACGCCGCACTGGTCAGGGAGAGATTCGGACACCAGCTGCTGGTAGCGCTGGTTGGTGACAGTTTATTAGAG CCTTTCTGGCCTATGGGAACAGGCTGTGCCCGTGGTTTTTTGGCTGCCTTTGACACAGCATGGATGGTAAACAGCTGGGCTCAGGGTCATACGGTTCTGGATGTGCTGGCAGAAAG GGAGAGTATTTACAGGCTGCTTCCGCAGACAACAGCCGAAAATATTGCCAAAAACTTTGAACAGTACACCATCGACCCCGGGACTCGATACCCCAACCTCAACTGCTGCAACGTTCGGCCACACCAG GTGCGTCACTTGTACATCAGAGGAGAGCTGAGCGCCTGCTCTCTGGAGCGTGCTGCTACCATTCGCCGGCCGGTCAATCTGAGCCGACGAG AGTCAGATGTCAGACCTTCCAGGCTTCTCACCTGGTGCCAGAAACAGACGGAGGGCTACAGGAACGTGTCGATCACGGACCTGACGTCCTCCTGGATAAGTGGCCTGGCCCTCTGCGCCCTCATCCACAGATTCAAGCCACAGCTGAT agaTTTCGACTCCCTACATGGAGAAGACCACGCCGCAAACTTGCAGCTGGCTTTTGACGTTAGCGAGCGTGAGTTCGGGTTCCGCCCGTTCACctcggtggaggagctgcactgCGGCCAGGAGCTGGACAAGACCAAGATGATCACCTACCTGTCCAAGTTCTATGAGCTGTTCCGGGGGACGCCTCTACCCGCCTCAG caggatccagaggagcagatgagaaCAACGAAGATTATCCCTCAAAACAAGTCAGAAGTAATAATTTCCTCAATCTGGCTTCGACGAGGAAAAGGGTACCAAAG GATGAAAAGAAATCCGAAGGCCTGGACCCTCTTTATAAGAGAAAGCGGAAATTTTACCTGGAGGAG GCCACCAACCTGTCCAGTAACGGCTCATTGACCCGAGAACCCAGAGAGAACAAAGTGCGTTCGATGGCCACTCAGCTGCTGGCCAAGTTTGAAAGCACGCCCAGGTACACGGTCCGGAATTCACAG AGGTCCTCCTCACCAACTCTAGACGCGACTGAGAACGTGCACGCTAAAGTCAGGCCTCCGGTCCAACCTAAACCTCCTCCTGAGATACAG TTTAAAATGAGCCTCAGCGAAGCAGCAGGAAACTTAGTCCACCTGCCTCCACAATGTCTGCGCAAACCCAAAAGCCAGCCTCAGCCCCAGTTTCCCGTAGTGAGGCTGAGACACGTTGAGGGAGCGCGCCGCCAGGCGGCTCCCGACCCTCCACCTGAGAGCGATGGGGCCTCGGCTGCTGCTCCGTCCCGCCGCTCAGCTGTTGAGTTCATGTCAAGAGTTCTGCAGCGCCTCAGGGAGGTGGACGAACACGTCTCTGAG aaAAAAGCGCAGGCTCAGCAGGCCAGAGAGTTTCACAAAAAGAGTATCAAAGAAAAAGCCGTTCACCTTAGCGGGTTATTCACAGGAGGCGGCTCTGCTCAACCCAAG GGCGACTCCGTTCGAAGGGCGTTCCCCCCGTCGGGCGACAAGTGTCACTCGTGCGGCAGGCGAGTTTACATGGTGGAAAGGCTTCGTGCAGAGGGGCTCTACTTCCACAGGGAGTGTTTCCGGTGTTCCACCTGCGGCTGCACCCTGCGGCAGGGAGCTCACGCCTTCGACTCCGAGCACG GTCAATTGTACTGTCAACTTCACTTTGACCGGCTGAGGAACGGCCCAAACCTGCACAGGAACCTTTCCCTTCGTTCT AGTCGCCGCGGACCCGCAACCCAGGAGCCGATAGCCGGCGAGGGTCAGAGTTCAGCGGGCAGCAGCTCGGATGAGCGGCAGAGCCAGTCCTCAGCAGGTACCTTCAGCAGGTTCATAAAGACCCGCCTGAGCTGGCCCCTGAATGTGATTGGCGCCGTGTGTGGCGCCCCCCGGCGTCTGTGCCGCGGCATGCGCGGCGCAGCGCAGACTCTCGCCGACCACCTGAGGAACAACGGCCAGGACTACGCATCCGTGTTTGAGCTGCTGAGCATGGGtttgccgctgctgctggtcctgcaggaggtgctgctgcagatgcacGCGGAGCCTCGGCAGGAAGGAGCCGCctctctgcagcctctgctgctgtggctgcaggagaACGTCGGCCTCGTTTAG
- the mical2a gene encoding F-actin-monooxygenase MICAL2 isoform X1, translated as MGEMEEERDNVGKLFENFFQASTCKGTLQAFSLLCGQLDLDPADSSTFYSSLKAKVTTWKAKALWSKLDKRMSHKEYKKGQACVGTKCLIIGGGPCGLRTAIEMALMGAKVVVIEKRDSFSRNNVLHLWPFTIHDLRGLGAKKFYGKFCAGAIDHISIQQLQLILLKVALIVAVEFHISVEFVKLLEPPEDQDNEGIGWRAAVQPADHPVANFEFDVVVGADGRRNTLEGFKRKEFRGKLAIAITANFINRNTTAEAKVEEISGVAFIFNQKFFLDLKEETGIDLENIVYYRDNTHYFVMTAKKQSLLDKGVIINDYTETQMLLSNENVDQEALQCYAREAADFGTNYQLPTLDYAMNHCGQPDVAMFDFTSMHASENAALVRERFGHQLLVALVGDSLLEPFWPMGTGCARGFLAAFDTAWMVNSWAQGHTVLDVLAERESIYRLLPQTTAENIAKNFEQYTIDPGTRYPNLNCCNVRPHQVRHLYIRGELSACSLERAATIRRPVNLSRRESDVRPSRLLTWCQKQTEGYRNVSITDLTSSWISGLALCALIHRFKPQLIDFDSLHGEDHAANLQLAFDVSEREFGFRPFTSVEELHCGQELDKTKMITYLSKFYELFRGTPLPASAGSRGADENNEDYPSKQVRSNNFLNLASTRKRVPKDEKKSEGLDPLYKRKRKFYLEEATNLSSNGSLTREPRENKVRSMATQLLAKFESTPRYTVRNSQHLVFQPFLSPSFLINRLPKLSAKRSSSPTLDATENVHAKVRPPVQPKPPPEIQFKMSLSEAAGNLVHLPPQCLRKPKSQPQPQFPVVRLRHVEGARRQAAPDPPPESDGASAAAPSRRSAVEFMSRVLQRLREVDEHVSEKKAQAQQAREFHKKSIKEKAVHLSGLFTGGGSAQPKGDSVRRAFPPSGDKCHSCGRRVYMVERLRAEGLYFHRECFRCSTCGCTLRQGAHAFDSEHGQLYCQLHFDRLRNGPNLHRNLSLRSSRRGPATQEPIAGEGQSSAGSSSDERQSQSSAGTFSRFIKTRLSWPLNVIGAVCGAPRRLCRGMRGAAQTLADHLRNNGQDYASVFELLSMGLPLLLVLQEVLLQMHAEPRQEGAASLQPLLLWLQENVGLV; from the exons TGCCTGATCATCGGGGGAGGCCCCTGCGGCCTGCGGACAGCCATCGAGATGGCTCTCATGGGAGCCAAAGTGGTGGTTATTGAGAAGAGAGACTCCTTCTCCAGGAATAACGTCCTGCACCTTTGGCCCTTCACTATTCACGACCTACGGGGACTCGGAGCCAAGAAGTTTTATGGCAAATTCTGCGCCGGTGCTATCGACCACATCA gtattcagcagctgcagctgatcctGCTGAAGGTCGCCTTGATCGTTGCCGTGGAGTTTCACATCAGTGTTGAATTCGTCAAGCTGCTGGAACCTCCCGAAGATCAGGACAACGAAG GGATTGGGTGGAGGGCTGCAGTCCAGCCTGCAGATCACCCCGTGGCCAACTTTGAGTTTGACGTGGTGGTGGGGGCCGACGGGCGCAGGAACACTCTGGAAG GTTTCAAAAGGAAGGAGTTCAGGGGGAAGCTGGCGATCGCCATCACAGCCAACTTCATCAACAGGAACACCACAGCGGAAGCCAAAGTGGAGGAGATCAGCGGCGTGGCGTTCATCTTCAACCAGAAATTCTTCCTGGATCTTAAAGAGGAAACAG GTATTGATCTGGAGAACATTGTGTACTACAGGGACAACACTCATTACTTTGTCATGACTGCCAAGAAACAGAGCCTGCTGGATAAAGGCGTCATCATTAAT GATTACACAGAAACCCAAATGCTGCTGAGCAATGAAAACGTGGACCAGGAGGCTCTCCAGTGCTACGCCCGTGAGGCTGCCGACTTTGGCACCAACTACCAGCTCCCCACGCTGGATTATGCCATGAACCACTGCGGGCAGCCGGATGTAGCCATGTTCGACTTCACGAGCATGCACGCCTCAGAGAACGCCGCACTGGTCAGGGAGAGATTCGGACACCAGCTGCTGGTAGCGCTGGTTGGTGACAGTTTATTAGAG CCTTTCTGGCCTATGGGAACAGGCTGTGCCCGTGGTTTTTTGGCTGCCTTTGACACAGCATGGATGGTAAACAGCTGGGCTCAGGGTCATACGGTTCTGGATGTGCTGGCAGAAAG GGAGAGTATTTACAGGCTGCTTCCGCAGACAACAGCCGAAAATATTGCCAAAAACTTTGAACAGTACACCATCGACCCCGGGACTCGATACCCCAACCTCAACTGCTGCAACGTTCGGCCACACCAG GTGCGTCACTTGTACATCAGAGGAGAGCTGAGCGCCTGCTCTCTGGAGCGTGCTGCTACCATTCGCCGGCCGGTCAATCTGAGCCGACGAG AGTCAGATGTCAGACCTTCCAGGCTTCTCACCTGGTGCCAGAAACAGACGGAGGGCTACAGGAACGTGTCGATCACGGACCTGACGTCCTCCTGGATAAGTGGCCTGGCCCTCTGCGCCCTCATCCACAGATTCAAGCCACAGCTGAT agaTTTCGACTCCCTACATGGAGAAGACCACGCCGCAAACTTGCAGCTGGCTTTTGACGTTAGCGAGCGTGAGTTCGGGTTCCGCCCGTTCACctcggtggaggagctgcactgCGGCCAGGAGCTGGACAAGACCAAGATGATCACCTACCTGTCCAAGTTCTATGAGCTGTTCCGGGGGACGCCTCTACCCGCCTCAG caggatccagaggagcagatgagaaCAACGAAGATTATCCCTCAAAACAAGTCAGAAGTAATAATTTCCTCAATCTGGCTTCGACGAGGAAAAGGGTACCAAAG GATGAAAAGAAATCCGAAGGCCTGGACCCTCTTTATAAGAGAAAGCGGAAATTTTACCTGGAGGAG GCCACCAACCTGTCCAGTAACGGCTCATTGACCCGAGAACCCAGAGAGAACAAAGTGCGTTCGATGGCCACTCAGCTGCTGGCCAAGTTTGAAAGCACGCCCAGGTACACGGTCCGGAATTCACAG CATTTGgtttttcagccttttctgtctccttcctttCTTATTAACCGTCTTCCTAAACTTTCTGCTAAGAGGTCCTCCTCACCAACTCTAGACGCGACTGAGAACGTGCACGCTAAAGTCAGGCCTCCGGTCCAACCTAAACCTCCTCCTGAGATACAG TTTAAAATGAGCCTCAGCGAAGCAGCAGGAAACTTAGTCCACCTGCCTCCACAATGTCTGCGCAAACCCAAAAGCCAGCCTCAGCCCCAGTTTCCCGTAGTGAGGCTGAGACACGTTGAGGGAGCGCGCCGCCAGGCGGCTCCCGACCCTCCACCTGAGAGCGATGGGGCCTCGGCTGCTGCTCCGTCCCGCCGCTCAGCTGTTGAGTTCATGTCAAGAGTTCTGCAGCGCCTCAGGGAGGTGGACGAACACGTCTCTGAG aaAAAAGCGCAGGCTCAGCAGGCCAGAGAGTTTCACAAAAAGAGTATCAAAGAAAAAGCCGTTCACCTTAGCGGGTTATTCACAGGAGGCGGCTCTGCTCAACCCAAG GGCGACTCCGTTCGAAGGGCGTTCCCCCCGTCGGGCGACAAGTGTCACTCGTGCGGCAGGCGAGTTTACATGGTGGAAAGGCTTCGTGCAGAGGGGCTCTACTTCCACAGGGAGTGTTTCCGGTGTTCCACCTGCGGCTGCACCCTGCGGCAGGGAGCTCACGCCTTCGACTCCGAGCACG GTCAATTGTACTGTCAACTTCACTTTGACCGGCTGAGGAACGGCCCAAACCTGCACAGGAACCTTTCCCTTCGTTCT AGTCGCCGCGGACCCGCAACCCAGGAGCCGATAGCCGGCGAGGGTCAGAGTTCAGCGGGCAGCAGCTCGGATGAGCGGCAGAGCCAGTCCTCAGCAGGTACCTTCAGCAGGTTCATAAAGACCCGCCTGAGCTGGCCCCTGAATGTGATTGGCGCCGTGTGTGGCGCCCCCCGGCGTCTGTGCCGCGGCATGCGCGGCGCAGCGCAGACTCTCGCCGACCACCTGAGGAACAACGGCCAGGACTACGCATCCGTGTTTGAGCTGCTGAGCATGGGtttgccgctgctgctggtcctgcaggaggtgctgctgcagatgcacGCGGAGCCTCGGCAGGAAGGAGCCGCctctctgcagcctctgctgctgtggctgcaggagaACGTCGGCCTCGTTTAG